Proteins from a single region of Paraglaciecola sp. T6c:
- a CDS encoding helix-turn-helix transcriptional regulator — translation MNTGDLVRLVRGHNGLSQTDFAKKIGASRSSVNQWENNYHKPKLENVLTIIEHFKPKQSLCDRLLASVGHFSDDTFGLLSSNSLLKNQIESASSKSSIDSEKVTSEVVNALFDMVIAGEITFRKGADPKVTAEHIYRKLVSSGSIELASNAVYLTPEENASLNLKQR, via the coding sequence ATGAATACAGGTGATTTAGTTCGACTAGTGAGGGGGCACAACGGCCTTTCACAAACTGACTTTGCTAAGAAAATAGGTGCTTCTAGGTCATCCGTTAACCAGTGGGAAAATAATTACCACAAACCTAAGCTCGAAAATGTTTTGACCATAATTGAGCATTTCAAACCAAAACAGAGTTTATGCGACCGCTTACTGGCCAGCGTCGGCCACTTTTCAGATGACACGTTCGGTCTATTGAGCAGCAACTCTCTACTCAAAAATCAAATTGAATCTGCTTCTTCAAAATCTTCTATTGATTCTGAAAAGGTCACATCTGAAGTCGTTAATGCGCTTTTCGATATGGTGATTGCTGGTGAGATTACGTTTCGCAAGGGAGCGGATCCGAAAGTTACTGCAGAACATATATACAGAAAGTTGGTCAGCAGTGGCTCCATAGAACTCGCATCAAATGCTGTTTATCTCACCCCTGAGGAAAATGCTTCTTTAAATTTAAAACAACGCTAA
- a CDS encoding Cro/CI family transcriptional regulator has translation MKTSAVLKHFGSVNATAAALGVYHSTISQWKEYPPYLRQCEIELLTEGKLKREPKKQPPCHHHPETKVS, from the coding sequence ATGAAAACTTCAGCCGTTCTCAAGCATTTTGGCAGTGTAAACGCTACAGCCGCTGCGCTAGGTGTATACCACTCAACTATATCGCAGTGGAAAGAATACCCTCCTTATCTTCGCCAGTGCGAAATCGAGTTACTAACCGAGGGAAAGCTAAAGCGTGAGCCAAAAAAACAACCTCCTTGTCACCACCATCCTGAAACTAAGGTTAGCTAA
- a CDS encoding phage regulatory CII family protein, producing the protein MKSKVSLKKSKLACTDPIGVGYTFLLEYKDAICAQVMHCSPGVARNKLNPDCETNHQTLENAVALSQELDDDRQLEAWAALRGKAMFDLPQGSVSDDELTDQILLVAENFGNISEELRQARKDGIIDPEERNAIQRRVMAMVSSLMNLDAEVASQVRQFPTKIKSA; encoded by the coding sequence ATGAAAAGCAAAGTCTCATTAAAGAAAAGCAAACTTGCATGTACTGACCCAATCGGGGTGGGCTATACCTTCCTGCTTGAATACAAAGACGCTATCTGTGCGCAGGTCATGCATTGTTCACCAGGTGTGGCACGCAACAAACTAAACCCAGATTGCGAAACCAATCACCAAACCCTTGAAAACGCCGTTGCACTATCACAAGAGCTTGACGACGACCGCCAGTTAGAAGCATGGGCAGCACTGCGTGGCAAAGCCATGTTTGATTTACCCCAAGGCAGCGTGTCAGACGACGAGTTAACCGACCAAATTCTATTGGTGGCTGAAAACTTCGGCAACATCAGCGAAGAATTACGCCAAGCCCGCAAAGACGGCATCATCGACCCAGAAGAACGCAACGCCATACAGCGCCGCGTTATGGCAATGGTCAGCAGCCTAATGAACCTTGACGCCGAAGTAGCAAGCCAAGTGCGCCAATTCCCCACCAAAATAAAATCAGCTTAA
- a CDS encoding helix-turn-helix transcriptional regulator, with protein MSPIKHQPILNACGQEITDTDRHVTVKEAAVKVKVSARTIENMVAAGQFPPKHNTSPGRVAFWDSELNEWQKLGCHGWHQRYGQQHLHALASQKRTA; from the coding sequence ATGTCACCTATCAAACACCAACCTATTCTTAATGCCTGCGGCCAAGAAATCACCGACACCGATCGCCACGTCACCGTCAAAGAAGCCGCAGTAAAAGTCAAAGTGTCAGCCCGCACCATTGAAAACATGGTCGCCGCCGGCCAATTCCCGCCTAAACACAACACATCACCGGGGCGCGTCGCGTTCTGGGACAGCGAACTAAACGAATGGCAAAAGCTAGGGTGCCACGGCTGGCATCAACGCTATGGCCAACAACACTTACACGCACTCGCGAGTCAAAAGCGCACCGCTTAA
- a CDS encoding DNA-methyltransferase, with protein sequence MTVHRQDAVDWLHMQPNQSVNLIVTDPAYQSLEKHRAKGTTTRLKNSDASSNAWFAIFPNDRFFDFFIEAYRVLDDNSHMYVMCDQETGLLIKPIAEQVGFKFWKFITWDKCAMGMGYHYRNQTEWVMFLEKGKRKLNNLGMCDVLRHKRVRNGYPTEKPMQLYADLIEQSTNIDETVADVFFGSGAGLLAAHNLGRKAIGTDISDAAHAYLQQRAAITNTIINTK encoded by the coding sequence ATCACCGTTCACCGACAAGACGCCGTTGACTGGTTGCACATGCAGCCAAACCAATCAGTTAATTTAATCGTTACGGATCCCGCGTATCAATCACTTGAAAAGCACCGCGCCAAAGGTACTACCACGCGCCTAAAAAACAGCGATGCCAGCTCAAATGCATGGTTTGCCATATTTCCCAACGACCGATTCTTTGACTTCTTCATAGAGGCCTACCGCGTACTAGACGACAACAGCCACATGTACGTCATGTGTGACCAAGAAACGGGCCTATTGATAAAGCCAATAGCTGAACAAGTCGGGTTCAAGTTCTGGAAGTTCATCACATGGGACAAATGCGCCATGGGCATGGGTTACCACTACCGCAACCAAACCGAGTGGGTCATGTTTTTAGAAAAAGGCAAACGCAAGCTTAACAACCTAGGCATGTGCGACGTACTGCGCCACAAGCGAGTGCGCAACGGTTACCCAACCGAAAAGCCCATGCAGCTTTACGCCGACTTAATCGAGCAATCAACCAACATCGACGAAACCGTAGCCGACGTATTCTTTGGCAGTGGTGCCGGTTTACTTGCCGCCCACAATTTAGGCCGCAAAGCCATAGGCACCGACATAAGCGACGCCGCCCACGCCTACCTGCAACAACGTGCAGCAATCACCAACACCATCATTAACACCAAGTAA
- a CDS encoding HNH endonuclease signature motif containing protein, whose protein sequence is MKAGRVYNKAMIAWLTENYPKMMINELTAQFNRTFRKTKTPAQIKSCLTNHGIKAGVKRTRTVPKYSEKHLAWLAENYLCMKIDELTDEFNKQFKGFGATKATIHSTVKRYQIKSGRNGQFKQGETSWNKGKKGLNTGGEAGWFKKGTIPVNHKFVGSERVNKDGYIEVKIAEPNLWDLKQRVNYRAVHGEIPDGMVVIFKDNNKLNCEPENLMLITRAQLAVMNKFGVGKAAKDLKQSAVLFADLIMKLKAVSAA, encoded by the coding sequence ATGAAAGCCGGTCGCGTATACAACAAAGCCATGATCGCCTGGTTAACTGAAAATTACCCAAAGATGATGATTAACGAGTTAACAGCGCAATTTAATCGCACCTTTAGGAAAACGAAAACCCCTGCACAAATAAAGTCATGTTTGACGAATCATGGCATTAAAGCAGGCGTTAAACGCACCAGAACTGTGCCCAAGTATTCAGAAAAACACTTGGCTTGGTTAGCTGAAAACTATTTGTGCATGAAAATCGACGAGTTAACCGACGAGTTCAATAAACAATTCAAGGGTTTTGGTGCGACTAAAGCCACTATTCACAGCACAGTAAAACGCTACCAGATTAAATCAGGCCGTAATGGTCAATTTAAACAAGGTGAAACATCGTGGAATAAAGGTAAGAAAGGCTTAAACACAGGTGGCGAGGCGGGTTGGTTTAAAAAAGGCACAATACCAGTAAACCATAAATTTGTGGGCTCTGAGCGAGTCAATAAAGACGGCTACATAGAGGTGAAAATAGCTGAACCAAACCTATGGGATTTAAAACAGCGCGTTAACTATCGTGCAGTACACGGTGAAATTCCAGACGGCATGGTTGTGATCTTCAAAGACAACAACAAACTAAATTGCGAACCAGAAAACCTAATGCTAATTACGCGTGCTCAACTAGCTGTTATGAACAAGTTTGGCGTAGGTAAAGCCGCAAAAGACTTAAAGCAATCAGCGGTGCTATTTGCTGACCTAATTATGAAACTAAAAGCGGTGAGTGCCGCCTAA
- a CDS encoding replication endonuclease gives MHHVRQLPNPFIPAMHQHLVQWPVRTSGTNADGTRYFAPIDLSATQAEKALWKLGDDGDRYHRSKILRGLPQSVGNAVATVYKDMYRSDNSKKGEAVKRQRANRYLTGIYNRHLSSKMAVLCQNPLIFKPSDMIVDDEYLNMTFGIAPELKSLNKKAQSAHENYLLDLLEYWQESELMPVKRTKEESEPSVVYHEDGTTTIKTAKSDNHQASSHDLQNFWNRSDNELRDYAFDMVRMVYQFLQRLVIAGRDHFSENDLLKRIYQVVCAIPNQMCIREKYQDISIEKFTTEHADIGLARLLCEKWWLRKLRKVHRQKHEEIAIACGVVHSGTQCYVSNDTYKYFERRQQESLKVLGDMVAYNEESDQEVPLLSLIEKSVSNPKIRRHELMTRMRGCEDFAIEQDHVGLFITLTAPSKCHPTSSRKLKGEKSIIANPKYNGVTPDETNRYLNNVFALIRSALDKLNIKPYGFRVVEPHEDETPHQHYMLFCTDKQQNTIIDMFYHYGLQIDGNEAGAKKHRVTVEKMDPKKGSATGYIAKYISKNIDGYQTDGKEIGEDNYGNPAAEAAKRITAWRKCWGIRAFQPFGQPSVGIWRELRKFNSEETGQWREKLNTEKAGTYNSHVIAWLNHTRPAKACANDEIEKCRFWADTGKWDKFIQEMGGVNTKRDNRPVWLLKPNEPVINRYNEAVPHKAIGVESITGSIITSDKTWTLHRKGESPKRIALDALKAARSGASSFDSALSEAGTAQPWSAVNNCTDSTLEQPNKPEEPAFTPMFAYPKPPVFEQAQEYLSEISEEDQELAEFLLNRTPAPLIKGQIQRLKKGTNLRLSANKALKIVEYENGEKHLTQTHVTDPNDDWFIEEEEPFDPNKPIFTAESGLKIINGKLHIGTAA, from the coding sequence ATGCACCACGTTCGCCAGCTGCCTAACCCGTTCATACCGGCCATGCACCAACACTTGGTGCAGTGGCCTGTTCGCACGTCTGGTACAAATGCCGACGGCACCCGCTATTTTGCGCCTATTGATTTATCAGCCACCCAAGCTGAAAAAGCGCTGTGGAAATTAGGCGACGACGGCGACCGTTATCACCGCTCTAAAATACTGCGCGGTTTGCCGCAATCAGTGGGCAATGCAGTGGCCACGGTTTACAAAGACATGTACCGCAGCGACAACAGCAAAAAAGGCGAAGCCGTAAAACGCCAACGGGCTAACCGCTATTTAACTGGCATATACAACCGCCACTTATCAAGCAAAATGGCTGTGCTGTGCCAAAACCCGCTTATTTTCAAACCAAGCGACATGATCGTTGATGACGAATACTTAAACATGACGTTCGGCATAGCCCCTGAACTAAAAAGCCTGAATAAAAAGGCCCAAAGCGCACACGAAAACTACTTGTTAGATTTGCTCGAATACTGGCAAGAATCAGAGTTGATGCCCGTTAAGCGCACCAAAGAAGAAAGCGAACCCAGCGTGGTTTACCACGAAGACGGCACCACCACGATTAAAACCGCCAAGTCAGACAACCACCAAGCCAGCAGCCATGACCTGCAAAACTTTTGGAACCGCAGCGACAACGAATTGCGCGACTACGCATTCGACATGGTGCGCATGGTGTATCAATTCTTACAAAGGCTGGTAATAGCAGGGCGCGATCACTTCTCAGAAAACGACCTGCTTAAACGTATTTATCAAGTGGTGTGCGCCATACCAAACCAAATGTGCATACGCGAAAAATACCAAGACATATCAATCGAAAAATTCACCACAGAACATGCCGACATTGGCCTAGCCCGTTTATTGTGTGAAAAATGGTGGCTGCGTAAATTACGCAAAGTACACCGCCAAAAGCACGAAGAAATCGCCATAGCCTGCGGCGTAGTGCACAGCGGCACCCAGTGTTATGTCAGCAACGACACCTACAAATACTTTGAAAGACGCCAACAAGAAAGCCTAAAAGTGCTAGGTGATATGGTTGCCTACAACGAAGAAAGCGACCAAGAAGTGCCGCTTTTATCCCTGATTGAAAAGTCAGTCTCTAACCCTAAAATTCGTCGCCACGAACTAATGACCCGCATGCGCGGCTGCGAAGACTTCGCCATAGAACAGGATCACGTCGGGCTATTCATCACCCTAACCGCACCCAGTAAATGCCACCCAACCAGTAGCCGAAAGTTAAAGGGTGAAAAGTCGATTATCGCCAACCCGAAATATAACGGCGTTACCCCAGACGAAACCAACCGCTACTTAAACAACGTGTTCGCCCTTATTCGCTCAGCGCTAGACAAACTCAATATCAAGCCTTACGGGTTCAGAGTCGTTGAGCCCCACGAAGACGAAACACCGCACCAGCACTACATGCTGTTCTGCACTGACAAACAACAGAACACCATAATTGATATGTTTTATCACTACGGTTTGCAAATAGACGGCAACGAAGCGGGCGCCAAAAAACACCGCGTGACCGTGGAAAAAATGGACCCCAAAAAAGGCAGCGCCACCGGGTACATAGCCAAATACATTTCAAAGAATATTGACGGTTATCAAACCGACGGCAAAGAAATAGGCGAAGACAACTACGGCAACCCAGCCGCCGAAGCAGCCAAGCGCATTACCGCATGGCGCAAGTGCTGGGGCATTCGTGCCTTTCAACCGTTTGGGCAACCCTCAGTAGGCATTTGGCGAGAACTGCGCAAGTTCAACAGCGAAGAAACAGGCCAATGGCGCGAAAAGCTCAACACAGAAAAAGCAGGCACCTATAACAGTCACGTTATTGCCTGGTTAAATCACACGCGCCCGGCAAAAGCCTGCGCCAACGACGAAATAGAAAAATGCCGTTTCTGGGCAGACACAGGCAAGTGGGACAAATTCATACAAGAAATGGGCGGGGTCAACACAAAGCGCGATAACCGCCCCGTATGGTTGCTAAAACCAAACGAGCCCGTGATTAACCGCTACAACGAAGCCGTGCCGCACAAAGCCATTGGTGTAGAAAGCATCACCGGCAGCATTATTACCAGTGATAAAACATGGACCCTACACCGCAAAGGCGAAAGCCCTAAACGTATCGCCCTTGACGCTTTAAAAGCAGCGCGCAGCGGTGCGTCGTCTTTTGATTCTGCTCTTAGCGAAGCGGGAACCGCGCAGCCTTGGAGTGCTGTCAATAACTGTACCGACAGCACCTTAGAGCAGCCCAATAAACCCGAAGAACCCGCTTTTACCCCCATGTTTGCCTATCCAAAACCACCGGTTTTTGAACAAGCACAAGAATACCTAAGCGAAATAAGCGAAGAAGACCAAGAACTAGCCGAGTTTTTACTTAATAGAACACCCGCCCCATTAATCAAGGGGCAAATTCAAAGACTTAAGAAGGGCACTAACCTGCGTTTGAGCGCCAATAAAGCCTTAAAAATAGTCGAATACGAAAACGGCGAGAAACACCTTACCCAAACCCACGTAACCGACCCGAACGACGATTGGTTTATAGAAGAAGAAGAACCCTTCGACCCCAACAAACCGATTTTTACCGCCGAATCAGGCCTAAAAATCATCAACGGTAAACTGCACATAGGAACGGCCGCATGA
- a CDS encoding ogr/Delta-like zinc finger family protein, which yields MRITCPNCQSKAVITSRDQQSIQVSNLYCSCTNTKECGHTFVSTLAFSHTLNPPVNSTRELAASLLRMLPANERQLLFELG from the coding sequence ATGCGTATCACCTGCCCCAATTGCCAAAGTAAAGCGGTTATTACTAGCCGTGATCAACAATCTATTCAAGTGTCTAATTTATATTGCAGCTGCACCAATACCAAAGAGTGTGGCCATACGTTTGTTAGCACCTTGGCTTTTAGCCACACCCTAAACCCACCTGTTAATTCAACCCGTGAATTGGCAGCCAGCTTGTTAAGAATGCTGCCCGCTAATGAAAGACAATTGCTGTTTGAGTTGGGTTAA
- a CDS encoding phage portal protein gives MSSKPTIKIRAGSNFSFGDPEPVLNNNLTDYLGIFTHNGEYYTPPVSLTGLVKCSRANPHHASALYFKRNMATKWFIPSPYLSQKSLSRAAYDYHWAGQCYFRARYNTFGQFLYFEHLPALYIRKLAPKNGQFNRYGMLTSGGKLMPFLNDEVVQLKNYDPTQGIYGTPEYLAGLQSMLLNEDATLFRRRYYKNGAHMGYVFLNTSGEMSEEDEDLLSKEIGSSKGVGNFRSMFLSLPGADADSVKILPVGDISTKDEFERVKNITRNDVLAMHRINPALSGVMPDNDAGYGDIEKIGRVNYENEVVPIQQVFLQLNDYLPAGKMIAFKEPETAIAAE, from the coding sequence ATGAGCAGCAAACCCACTATTAAAATTCGCGCTGGTAGTAACTTCAGCTTTGGCGACCCTGAGCCCGTTTTAAACAACAACCTGACGGATTATTTAGGCATTTTTACCCACAATGGTGAGTACTACACACCGCCGGTGAGTTTAACGGGCTTGGTGAAGTGTTCGCGGGCGAACCCGCATCATGCCAGTGCATTGTATTTTAAGCGCAACATGGCCACTAAATGGTTTATCCCTAGCCCGTATTTAAGCCAAAAAAGCTTAAGCCGGGCAGCTTATGACTACCACTGGGCGGGGCAATGTTATTTCAGGGCTCGGTATAATACATTTGGGCAGTTTTTGTATTTCGAGCATTTACCGGCGTTATACATTCGCAAACTGGCGCCCAAAAACGGGCAGTTTAACCGCTATGGCATGTTAACCAGTGGCGGTAAGTTAATGCCGTTTTTAAATGATGAAGTGGTGCAGCTTAAAAACTATGACCCGACACAGGGCATTTATGGCACACCAGAATATTTAGCCGGTTTACAAAGCATGTTGTTAAATGAAGATGCGACCCTATTTAGACGCCGCTATTACAAGAACGGTGCGCACATGGGGTATGTATTTTTAAATACATCGGGTGAAATGTCCGAAGAAGACGAAGATTTATTGTCAAAAGAAATTGGCTCGAGCAAAGGGGTGGGTAACTTTCGCTCGATGTTTTTAAGTTTGCCAGGTGCCGATGCTGATTCAGTTAAAATTTTACCTGTGGGTGACATTTCTACCAAAGATGAATTCGAACGGGTGAAAAACATTACGCGCAATGACGTACTGGCCATGCACCGCATTAACCCGGCTTTGTCTGGGGTAATGCCAGATAACGACGCGGGCTATGGTGACATTGAAAAGATAGGGCGGGTAAATTATGAAAATGAAGTGGTGCCCATTCAGCAAGTGTTTTTGCAGCTAAACGATTATTTGCCTGCGGGAAAAATGATTGCATTTAAAGAGCCTGAAACGGCGATTGCTGCGGAATAG